DNA from Daucus carota subsp. sativus chromosome 1, DH1 v3.0, whole genome shotgun sequence:
CTTCAAGCATCACCATCTATTTCCGCTTGACGGAAATGACGAGCATTGATCATTGCTACTGAAATACTTATAATTTGATTCTTTCAACAAAAAAGAAACCCATAAGTTGATGACTATAATTATCCCCATCTTccattattttcttaaattctTGATATTGTTTCTTACTTTGtagtttgatttgtttttcttcCTCTATGTTTTGTCTTTTACTCGTGTTCATCTGGGATATTTATAGGCGTGAGGCATTCCGACCGCCCCGCTCAAACTCGATCCAATCCCCGCTTCGTTTGGATCGGAAAATCAGTGAATTTTTCGAAGAAAGAgggaacataatttttttaaaaaaattgggaTCGGGACGGGTCGGGATTTTGTATCTCCTTGCCACAATCCCCCGACCCTGAtgcaataaataataataataataatatatttatgtaaatttatactaaataaattaaaaacaaataacatttgtaatattattaaaattaaaaaataatctataattttgttcatcatttttttatattctataAGTTTAAAATTGTCATTTATTTCCTTACAAAAAAAttgtcatttatttatattaaaaaccaattttaatatgatttaatgTTAAAAATACGGGGTAATGTCATCactttattagtatattacgaGTTAGTAGAttgttttttatcaaaaaatatatttatatattataatattatattttttattaaaaaataaaattttccgAATTCTTTCGGGATCCCCGTTTGCGACATGAATCGGGGAGGGGAAGAATTCTAGTTCGGGGTTTGGGAATCGTGACGGGGATATCACTCCCGACCTCAAAGTGCCCCACTGCTCATTCTAAACCAATTCCAACTAAAAATCAAAAGTAtaataggtttttttttttttcaaatccgAAAGTATAATAGGGATCCAAACCACGATATGAATACTTTGAAACCTTTttaattttgatgattacaACTTAGCTGGCTAACTTAGTATTATacacattataaatatttatagtgTCTTATAATCCGTGATGTGAAGTTGTTGATGAACTATTATGTTTATTACTATGAATTATCATTCAAGgctatttatttttgaaattgtgCCTAAGTTGCAGggatttagagcatctccaatgggaggTGCCAAGAGGAGTGCCAATACCATGTGGCATGACATGGACCGGCACTCTCGTTGGCACCCCATTGGAGATGTTGGAGTGCTACTGGGTGCTAAAAGTTGGCAACCTATAAAGTAGTGTGTCAACTTCATTTGTGGtcccaataatacataaaatatagatttgtgatcccaataatacataaaatattatttatcttttaataaAGTTGGCATCTTGGAGTGCCAACCATTGGAGTGTATTTTGAAATAAGGATGCTAAAAATGATTTGAAAgagtcaatatacttatataaaggagaagcgtggggcgtgtaggtggcgtctctcacatcgctctgttctatttttctaattttctgaaatttttggatgaaaaatatcaaaaattagaactacttttttggtttcgggtatattagaagtaagtttcagaatatgattttgtatcagattatttatggaatatagtagcttaaaagttttaatatgattttgtttcagattatttaattatgggaaagagtagcacacaagtctctctgatTTTgtatcagattatttatggaatataataacttgaaagttttaattttaatttatataaaggagaagcgagggcgTGTAAGTGGCGCttctcacatcgctctgttctatttttctaattttctggaatttttggatgaaaaatatcaaaaattagaactaccttttttagtttcgtgtatattagaagcaagtttcagaatatgattttgtatcagattatttatggaatatatatagtagcttaaaagttttaatatgattttgtttcagattatttaattatgggaaagagtagcacacaagtctctctgatTTTgtatcagattatttatggaagataatagcttgaaagttttaatatgattttgtttcagattagttaattatgggaaagagtagcatacaagtctctctgcacctataaatacctttgtagattgtaggattttggatcatctaaacacaatttCCTCTCCCTTGATATGAGTCGACatatccaaacacgggaaaagaatacagtcttgacatgatattgatggatgatatagatgtatgtttgttggttattcttttataatatttgttttgttcatcggacatgtttgttgttgttaatttttatatgattcattttgtatataggaaaaaattattcatgcattatctgtttgtttttattctacaaatattaatattgaatcattaatataatttttataggccgccgcaacgcgcggtttctcaactagtgtgaatataaaatataatattttgagttatgtgTCAAAATTGGCACCCCTTGAAGGGCGTCAACcattagagatgctcttagggGGAGTTTTctcctaaaaatatttatttgtaatcaTAAAAAAGGGGGAGTTTTTctcctaaaaatatttatttgattaaaagtTAAGGTTGAAGTAAGTACCTGAATCGATGCACTCTGAGAAACATCATGCGATCCAGATATTGGATGAAAATGTGAAATGTTTCGGCAAAGCTGGATATATGAAACCTGCTGATGCATCCACTATCTTAGATTCCAGTACAAAATTACCAGGCGCTCTATTTTCATGCAATACTATATGAATTTGTGAGAACCTTTCTTGTTAACAGACCTATCTTCCCTGAATCCTAGGAACATATACAAAGAAGAACTTCAGGCAAGCTTTGATGATACAGAGAAACATCTAACCACAATTTTGTTGCCGGAAATATTGTTTAGCAATAGCAAGGATGTCACAATATCTTCTACTTCAAGTTTGAATCTTGAACCACTTACAAACTTGCATAGTGCTCTATACAAACTTAGCATGCAGCTAATTTGAGTACACTAGACACTTTAATTTACAGGGTTCTTTTTTACTTCTTGTTTAATCAATACACGTCATCAAGaagtaaaaatcataaaaagtgCAGGAGCTGCATACTGCAAGATCACATGCATGAGCTAGTGCAGTGCCTAGCATTATCAGAAAAAGCCCGGGTTTTTTAAAGACCAGACCCGGGCCTAGCAGACCGGTCCTTTGTTCAGGTCCAGGTGGTTCCAGCATTGTAATATAACCTGGCTTCAACCTGGCACATTGTGACAATACATAATCAAAACAGAAAAAATACAAAGTGCAAGTTAACTTATGTAAATAACTTTTCCATGCACTCAATTCATCCATAAATCCAAGTTGCCTAGTAATATCAGCTCTGCCTCTATATAGACAAGACTGCTTTGCTCATTCCTTGCAAAGAATGATGAAACATATTTACTTTTGTCTAATCCAGTTCCTAGTGTTCTATAATTTGTCATTTATTAGTGTTGAAGCTCAAGAATGCCAGTCAAGTGGGACAATTGCAGGGACAAGCCCTCCAAATGGCCAATGCAACACAGCCTATGGAGCCGCATGCTGCGAACAagacaagatttatgacatttTCACATGTTCTCCACCTCTTTCGGGAGCTACAACCGCGACTCTAACCTTGAACAGTTTTGAGGATAATGGAGATGGCGGCGCGCCATCTGAGTGTGATCAGAAGTACCATTCGAATGAGACTCCTGTAGTGGCTCTGTCGACTGGATGGTTTAACAACATGAGTAGATGTAACAAGAACATTGTTATTTACGGTAATGGAATGAGTGTGACAGCAGTGGTGGTTGATGAATGTGATTCGACTACGGGGTGTGATCAAGATCATGCTTATCAGCCCCCTTGTGATGATAATATTGTTGATGCTTCTGAAGCTGTTTGGACTGCTTTAGGTGTTCCGAGGAGCGAATGGGGATCAATGCAGATCTCATGGTCCGATGATGCTTGATATTCTTCAATTTCCCCCCATTGCATTCTATTATGTATAACTATCTCCAGTTGCTGAACATTAGCAAAACTCGGGAATTGACTATTaaaagagtagtgctaggtgcacaaaATTGTGTACAAATAATTTTCATAAGACACGGCCAAATGCAAAATAAGCTCCATTCAACTGAAATATTATGGCTATAAAATAAATAGAGGTAAACAAGATTATTAATATTCGAAAGACATGCATGAGATAGTGCTTCAAGTTCAGAGGTTTTGTTGAATCTAGAATATGAAAAAACTTGAATTCAATCAATCATAAAATCACCACATCCAGAGGAAATTGCCTCCTTTGAATCCGTTTTGCAAGAAGCTCTGTTTTCTTCGCAATTGCCACTTTATCCCTATAATCATAGGCCGTGTCTCTGCATAAGCTTTCTATAGAGTGGGGCCTACGAGTATCAAAGATAAACCTCTGAAGCATGGGGGCATGCCTAGCAAGACAAACTGCAAGCTCGGCAGCAGATGCACAACCCTCATATCCAAGGTACTCTACAACCTTAAGGTGCTGATGGCAACGTATTGCATTCTCTTGAGCATAGTCTGGAGCTGAAATTTGCCTTGTCGATTCTAGCTCGTAGCTACACATCATCTGAATACCAGCATAAATTCGTGTCAATACTGGATGGCATAGCAGTTACAAAAAGAAATCGAATGATTTGGACaagttaaaaaagtaaaacaTAAAAATTGATGTCTGTCCTCCATGCCAGAGAAAAAACAAGGTACTGTATAGAATTTATGACAACAAAAGATGCATCTGACCTTTAACTTGAATGTATGCAACAAAGGACACGCTTCTATCAAGGAGGTCGCTAGAATGAGGTCACCGTGCCCCAATTTGGATATTATCTCCAATTGCTGAACATTAGCAAAATTCGGGAATTGACTATATACGGTGTGTTCCTACAAAATGAAAATGGATCAAAAGCATTGATGCTGAGCACAGAAACAAGTATAGCAGTACTCTGGTCTAAGTAACATAAATTATCGCTTAATTGAACAATTAGCAAGACATAACATAATAGAAAGCAGTGAACTAACCATGTGCCACCAAATTGACAGCTTTTGAAGCTGGAAAGAGAAACTAGATATGGAGTCTTGATTCTTGAAAAGGTGATGACAATATAACCATCCAAAAGTAGCATCCACAAGTGATGGAACACTACGATACTCCACTTCATATTTAGATTCGTAAATTATAAATGAAGTAAGATTTGGAGCAGATAAACAGAGCACTTGAATGTTAAGTGACTTTAAGCTGTGATAAAACTCCAAGTGCCTCAGCTGAGGGGATGAGACAACAAGTCTTCGGTGGTGCATAGAAGATGCAGTGTCATCATCAGAGCTGGCCTTACAGCGGTGAAACAACAGATGCTGAAGATTAATACAGTTAGTTAACACCCATTGAAGGAAAGGTCCTTTTAGAGTCACTGATTTCAAGTGAAGAGATGTGAGTGTAGTATTGAGAATCAAGGCAGGATCCGTAGAAAAGATGTTGGAAAAATGGATAGGTGGATAACACATATCTAGAAAGTCCAGGTCCAAATTGCAAACTTGTTTATCAAATGCAAATTTGAGCCAACTCTGAATATGAGCAGAATAAAAACTATTAAGCGGAAACTTTATTCTAAAGGCATCAAGATATGGAGCTCGATTTGCAATTATAACCCTGTTAACCCTTTCAACAAATTTGTCCATTTTAGATTGCGGATACCATGTATAATTCAGAAGAGTTTCAGGCTCGCCAAAATCTAGATGCTTAAGGTAAGTCCAAAGACGTGTCCACCTCTTAGAGAGAAGGCATGTTCTCCCCACACTTTTCATATCAGCAACCAAAGAAAGAATGCACACGAGCAACTCATCAGGTAAATTGCTTATTAAATCAACACCCCCTTGATAATTCTCATCGAGGTCAACGTGAATGAACCTTCTCTTTCTCTTATTTTCGGAGCTGGAATATTGTTCACACATATCACGGAGAAATTCCCAGGCATTGATGGCACTAATAGTCCCACGCGTTTCAGTGACCAGCCTTACAAGTAAATAAGGGGAGATTGTGGCATAAATCCATGAAAGAACAATGGCCTCTTGTCGACGCCAAAGAGTAGTGCTATGATCAATATTATTAATGATAGCGGGATCAATATGATGAAGAAGATTATGAGCCCTAGCAGCGTCGCGAAAAACAGCAGACCATTGAGTATACTGGACATTGTAAAGATCAAGAACAACATTTATTAACTTCTTGATGTACATGAATTTGATAGGCACAAAACTCATATCATATTTATTTTCGAgccttggtgcacataattcaTCTCGTATGTTTTCGATGGAGCACACATTTGGGATCTtcatcttcctcttcctcttcatgTGTATATTAGGTactcctctgtcccattttaactgatgtaaAAAGACAATGTCTAcccttaataaaaaaattcaattcttatatcaaataaaagtttagattctaaacttttatttgatataaattttataaagaataattatatatagatttgatttttttaacactttaaaatacgtgtaaaaaaatcaaaagcagttaacatggacggaaggagtattagGGTTTATCCACCGGGCATGTGTATACTGTCGAAACCCTGATTATAAGTCGCTGATGTTTCCGACTTTCCGTATAACAAGGGATTTGGGACTCATCATAAAAGCCCGTGCCTAACTTaacctctcttttttttttctttctatcaGCCCATGTTGGCCCCATCataaaaatatactaaaaatatttaaaagttattctttctttttttgagTAATTTAAAAGTTACTCTTCATCTTACAAAATAAGATTCATCTTTTagttgtaaataaaaatatattttacatattattttcaaactttctttttaaaaagaaattattatttataatttaatttaaataaaactaaaaaataatatatgaaataatatttgtttCACACCTCAATCTAcgtacaaaaaattaaaaccaaattaaatactccctccgtccctctcatttctttagtGTTTTTTTCAATACTCGACATGCATTTTAAACCTCTTATAAATATAGTTTCGTaacttgtttaaaaaaaaaattgtataaaaattcaagtattaaattttattcaaaagaaaaagttaaaaaatactccctccgtccctaaatacttttcctatttgtacttttcacgtttgccaacacacacttttgatcgttaatatctttcatttcgtagtaacattaaatataaaaacttcactgtattaaagtactcgtgaatacgaatctaacaagatcactcatgactatatttagttttataaattagatgtaaattagtaatttgtctcatgttatgaacagtaccgacattacaaataggaaaagaaaaaagatacggagggagtaaggagtaaagtgcattttgtgtacctGCACTTTAAGCGAGACACCACCTGCAATACTACACTTCCACAACCATCACATGCAATATCACAGTCCATAATTTAATACAATTTCGGCAGGCCCGTCTATAAAACTTAATGTCGTTAACACATAAAGAGATATTTGTATAATTTCACCTCTGTAAGCTCTTTTGTGTTTCTTTTTGTCATTAAACGAAACTGCAACCCTCACAAATCATTCTACAGCCTCACGCAACCTTAACTTTCTAGCTAGCATATGAGACAACTGGGAGAAAATTAGGATGGTTTGAGGCTGTTGAATGATTTGGGAGGATTGCAGCTTcgttaaatagcaaaaagaagcACAAAAGAGCCATTACAAAGTGAAATTATACAAATACCCTTTTATTTGTTAACAGCATTAAGATTTATAGACGGGATGTGATATTGCATATGGTGGTTTTAGAAGTGTAGTATTACAAGTGGTGTCTCGCTTAAAGTGCAGGTACACACAATGCATTTTACTCAAAAGTAAGTTACAGAACTCTGTTTTTTTGGAGCATTAGAATGTGTGTCAAACTATTGTCCCCAAATATCAttaagttttttaatatttttctaaaaaatcgaaaatatatttcatagttTGTGCGAAAAAGAGggcagagggagtataaaattggAAGCCCTCATGAGATGGATTAATATTAACGcaacttagagcaagtccaatgcaatgttataagtggtgccatttctataatttgaaatcaaatgcaaaaaatctcaactccaatggggttctatatttggatgcaaagatgcatatatgcatccttggttctaaatttgaaaccaaggatgcatttatgcatccatgccacatcatcaactaGTTATAATTGATATGTATAGTGGTGAGCTTTAAATAAAGTTTAGGAGAGAGGGACTAAAGTTACTTAAATTTGGAATTATTTGGATGCAaaatgcatctagcattggagttgaagttcaattttagcaacaaaaaacactttttaatgctaaattataacaatagttATAGCTATTTTGCATCTTGCATTGGATTTGCTCTTGTAACAAAAAAAAGGGGAAAATCATAACAAGGCAGAGGAAGATTCCAAAGACATCTTTGGCGAGGAGCCTAGAACTGTGTCAAAAAGGTGTCAGCTCCAGGTTAGAAGCATTCTTCTTAACACTTCATTCAACATCTGATAAAAGGAtgctataaaaatatatttttataaaaatctagaTATCCTATCATATTAATTTTCAGTTCATCAGCTTTGTGTCACATCAAAATAGtcaacaagaacaataggtTCTCTTCTCTGCTTGGTTTTATTTGGCAGCTCAGGTGAAAACATCACAGCAAGAACTAAGAAGTGTCTGAATGGCAAGTGAAACAAACAAGAACCCAGTTTCAGTCTATGATTTTACTGTTAAGGTTTGCTTCTTTCTATAACCTTACAAtctctaaaatataaataaacaattgTGTGTTATTAAGATCTTATTCATGATTTCTCTCCCTTTTCGGGATGTCGAGTCGAAACTTGTCACTGagtttaaaaatatgaataattgtGTGTTATAAAGATCGTaatttgaatttgattagtGGTAACATTTGTTGGTTCTTGATTAGCTTGTTTGTGTGTTACATCTTTCCAgcattttcattaaattttaatagtaACAATTTAGGAATCTGTAAGCTGTGGAACTCTTTAAAGTGTAAAGGAAaaagaattttgattttttagaaattgaaaattattaagCTTGCAGACGCAAGAAATAGTTTGGCAAGTGAAGCGATTGTTGTAGATATAATCaaagtaaaaatatattaggTTAGAGGAGATTTTGATGGGAATTGGAATCATGTGACTCGTGTTCAAGAAAAAGGGCGATATGATGATGTCGAATCACTTGAATGTAATCCTATATGGTCTTTTAGTCCTAGtagaactttttttttaatctcgtTTATTGTCACATTGATGTATGATTTTTGCCAGTGTCACTTGTGGAAGCATTGTTTGAGTAAGATGGTGAAAGGTAATATtgggaagaaaaaaaaaaaggcttaCTGTTTGTGTCATTCAATACATTTCTGATGTTAGTAGATAGGGTTAACATTTATATCGATGAATTTTATAGTCTACTGTCATTTGCGGGTGCAGTTTCCTTTTACTTTAAACCTGCAGATATACACTATTGATTCGTGTTAGATGTTTTCTATGTGAAATATGCTGCAAGACCTCGATTTATATGTTTTACACAGATCTTTCAGTAACTAAAAGTATGATGTGGAATTCTTATAAAATCCCTAGGATGCCATGGGAAAGGATGTGGATCTCAACATTTACAAGGGAAAAGTCCTGCTGATTGTCAATGTTGCCTCTAAATGGTAAAAACCCATTTTCAACTTGTCTGACAAATTTTCATTGCTCTTATCCATCTTGATCTAGGCACTCAAGTTTATATGTTAACAGCCATCGTCATAATCATTCAGTCTTTCGTAGCAGAACTTTTAATTTTGATGGatgattattaaattttctGATGTCTAcagatattatatgtatatatggttTTGCAGTGGAATGACGAACTCAAACTACACCGAGTTGAATCAGTTATATGAAAAGTATAAAGACCAAGGTCTGTGATTTTGAGGTCTTTGCAGTTGCCAAACTCGTCTTTTAAACTAATCACAAGTTTATTATGTGGAATTGTTAGCTTCTTTCCCCTCCTATAGTACATTAAAGAGTAGGGGCTCTACTTCGACTCTATATGTAACAGTGAGGTTTTTTCGTAAATATACCTATTGGACGAGTCTGTATACAGTCCTTTGTTTCACAGAATAGTGTCGAAAACTAGTTTGCATTTTTCGAAatgttgaaaaataaaaaaggttGATGATTCATCTTTAACAAACATTAAACACAGGTTTTGAGATATTAGCATTTCCTTGCAATCAATTTGGTGAGGAGGAACCGGGAAGCAGCGATCAGATCTTAGAATTTGTTTGCACTCGTTTCAAATCAGAGTTCCCTATCTTCGATAAGGTAAGTTACTAGCATAAAAGTGATTCATTCTATTTTTTGGTATAATACAATGCAAATGATAAATCTTTCTACTGTCTCCTCTGTTAATGCCAGAGCCTATCATTTATTGATAGTGGACAAACTGTAAAATGTGTAGTAGCTTTGTTTGTCACATTTACAATGAACAACTCTATAGTTATTGCATACCTGAGTCGAGGCCCTGAAAAAAATAAGCTGCATGTTTTCAAGGATACTAAATTGAAGATTGTTGGTTTTATGAACCAGATTGAAGTAAATGGCGACAATACTGCACCGCTGTACAAGTTTCTGAAGACAGGAAAATGGGGAATTATTGGCGATGAAATTCAATGGAACTTTGCCAAGTTCCTGGTGAATAAGGATGGGCAAGCTGTTGACCGCTATTACCCTACAACTTCCCCTCTTACCATTGAGGTAAGCTACTCTTCACTACATAAAATTAATCGCTTCTTTAGCTTAATATTTTTCTCTCACTTTGCATAAATGTATGCAACACCAGTATTCTGCATTGTTGATTCATTTGATTCAATGATTCTGTTGCAGAGGGATGTAAGGAATCTGTTAGGTCACTAATGCATTTAAGGCCGTTCTTCTTGTTGATCATACGGAGTGTTATACCAGATGTTCAGTAACTTCATCGATACAGTACAAGCTGAGATTGCATGTTTCTTAGCCACTGATGAAGATACTTTGTTCAATTGTCTTGTAATTTAAATGTGCCAACTAATCACAGTTGTTTACTCCATTTTTACAAGGCAACTTATGTCTAGAGGAATGACTTCAATTTTCATATGGTTATCAGTTGTCTATTGCAAAACATTTACATTCAAGAATCAAGATTGAACCTTAGCTGATGGCCTCTGACCAGCCTTATTGCAGCTGTTGATACTCCTTCCAGTCCCACCcat
Protein-coding regions in this window:
- the LOC108205024 gene encoding kiwellin-1, which translates into the protein MMKHIYFCLIQFLVFYNLSFISVEAQECQSSGTIAGTSPPNGQCNTAYGAACCEQDKIYDIFTCSPPLSGATTATLTLNSFEDNGDGGAPSECDQKYHSNETPVVALSTGWFNNMSRCNKNIVIYGNGMSVTAVVVDECDSTTGCDQDHAYQPPCDDNIVDASEAVWTALGVPRSEWGSMQISWSDDA
- the LOC108205023 gene encoding putative FBD-associated F-box protein At5g56400, which codes for MKRKRKMKIPNVCSIENIRDELCAPRLENKYDMSFVPIKFMYIKKLINVVLDLYNVQYTQWSAVFRDAARAHNLLHHIDPAIINNIDHSTTLWRRQEAIVLSWIYATISPYLLVRLVTETRGTISAINAWEFLRDMCEQYSSSENKRKRRFIHVDLDENYQGGVDLISNLPDELLVCILSLVADMKSVGRTCLLSKRWTRLWTYLKHLDFGEPETLLNYTWYPQSKMDKFVERVNRVIIANRAPYLDAFRIKFPLNSFYSAHIQSWLKFAFDKQVCNLDLDFLDMCYPPIHFSNIFSTDPALILNTTLTSLHLKSVTLKGPFLQWVLTNCINLQHLLFHRCKASSDDDTASSMHHRRLVVSSPQLRHLEFYHSLKSLNIQVLCLSAPNLTSFIIYESKYEVEYRSVPSLVDATFGWLYCHHLFKNQDSISSFSFQLQKLSIWWHMEHTVYSQFPNFANVQQLEIISKLGHGDLILATSLIEACPLLHTFKLKMMCSYELESTRQISAPDYAQENAIRCHQHLKVVEYLGYEGCASAAELAVCLARHAPMLQRFIFDTRRPHSIESLCRDTAYDYRDKVAIAKKTELLAKRIQRRQFPLDVVIL
- the LOC108205025 gene encoding probable glutathione peroxidase 8 — encoded protein: MASETNKNPVSVYDFTVKDAMGKDVDLNIYKGKVLLIVNVASKCGMTNSNYTELNQLYEKYKDQGFEILAFPCNQFGEEEPGSSDQILEFVCTRFKSEFPIFDKIEVNGDNTAPLYKFLKTGKWGIIGDEIQWNFAKFLVNKDGQAVDRYYPTTSPLTIERDVRNLLGH